A section of the Alphaproteobacteria bacterium genome encodes:
- a CDS encoding DUF1329 domain-containing protein — MKNISKLAVAGLGVLALASIDRTALAACDGPDVPRGTMLTKDTIDDLMNKCLDGKRIGDMIPHERFEHVIRNYAYPMKLISNDTTEAENLPYRLVEATKQYAGTTQYDPSTRQISNYKAGFPFAEIDMDDPEAGAKVVWNYRVSRPKGDQFGSPGSYTGPNFVFTLSDGNSGVERIQRWNFSRFYYIGRVTGGPPVLGDGDRFSAALLFAVTPHDIKGVGTFTIAYNGAQLDDVWAYIRTVRRVRRLSGGAWFDPIGGTDQLQDDIGFNANPGWYENFRLLGKKWVLHPGDSQRGESPKGTRASWQYGKDNIGEEFPRLIEDQWPYWNMDEVFMPREAYVVEAIPPAAHPYSKRIAFFDAIHFNYMFQVAYDRKGDFWKTQTFASRFYDTADGFIDPRSGKVEQWSFEAWGYTADYQRMHATNFHVAEEFAINTQGTGSNDFTLATLEAAGR, encoded by the coding sequence ATGAAGAATATCTCAAAGCTGGCGGTCGCCGGCCTGGGGGTCCTGGCGCTCGCCAGCATCGACCGGACGGCCCTCGCGGCCTGTGACGGGCCGGACGTGCCCCGCGGCACGATGCTCACCAAGGATACGATCGACGATCTGATGAACAAGTGCCTCGATGGCAAGCGGATCGGCGACATGATCCCGCACGAGCGCTTCGAGCATGTCATCCGGAATTACGCCTACCCGATGAAGCTCATCAGCAACGACACGACCGAGGCCGAAAATCTGCCCTACCGGCTGGTAGAGGCGACCAAGCAATATGCCGGAACGACGCAGTACGATCCCAGCACACGGCAGATCAGCAACTACAAGGCCGGGTTTCCGTTCGCTGAAATCGACATGGATGATCCCGAAGCGGGCGCCAAGGTCGTCTGGAACTACCGGGTAAGCCGGCCCAAGGGCGATCAGTTTGGCAGCCCGGGCAGTTACACCGGCCCCAACTTCGTGTTCACCCTCTCTGACGGCAACTCGGGGGTCGAGCGCATTCAGCGCTGGAACTTCAGCCGGTTCTATTACATCGGCCGCGTCACGGGCGGACCGCCGGTTCTCGGCGATGGCGATCGGTTCAGCGCCGCGCTGCTCTTCGCCGTCACGCCCCACGACATCAAGGGCGTCGGCACGTTCACCATCGCCTATAACGGCGCCCAGCTCGACGATGTCTGGGCCTATATCCGGACAGTGCGCCGGGTTCGCCGTCTGTCGGGCGGCGCCTGGTTCGACCCGATCGGCGGGACCGACCAGTTGCAGGACGATATCGGCTTCAACGCCAATCCGGGCTGGTACGAGAACTTCCGCCTGCTCGGCAAAAAATGGGTCCTGCATCCGGGCGATTCGCAGCGTGGCGAAAGCCCCAAGGGCACCCGCGCATCCTGGCAGTACGGCAAGGACAACATCGGGGAAGAATTCCCGCGTCTGATCGAGGACCAGTGGCCGTACTGGAATATGGACGAAGTCTTCATGCCGCGTGAAGCGTATGTCGTCGAAGCCATCCCGCCCGCTGCCCATCCTTACAGCAAGCGGATTGCGTTCTTTGATGCCATCCACTTCAACTACATGTTCCAGGTGGCCTACGATCGGAAGGGTGACTTCTGGAAAACCCAGACCTTCGCCTCGCGGTTCTATGACACGGCGGATGGTTTCATCGACCCGCGTTCGGGCAAGGTGGAACAGTGGTCCTTCGAGGCCTGGGGCTATACGGCGGATTACCAGCGCATGCATGCGACCAACTTCCACGTTGCGGAAGAGTTCGCGATCAATACGCAGGGTACCGGTTCAAACGATTTCACCCTGGCGACACTCGAGGCCGCTGGCCGCTAG
- a CDS encoding glutathione S-transferase: MLRILGRKSSSNVQKVLWCCDELDIPFEREDYGAAFGNTKDDAYQRLNPNSLIPTVVEDDFVLWESNSIIRYLAASHADRTPCLYPADLRTRARGERWMDWQLSTVSPAQAPVFLGLVRAPEAERNWAAINQGIEKFRAAMTILDGGLAEGDYLSGAEFSVADISLGMYAYRWFELPLERPELPRLSAWYERLMDRPAFRRHVMIGLS; encoded by the coding sequence ATGCTCAGAATCCTCGGGCGCAAGTCATCATCCAACGTGCAAAAGGTGCTCTGGTGCTGCGATGAGCTCGATATCCCGTTCGAGCGCGAAGATTACGGGGCCGCTTTCGGCAACACCAAAGACGATGCCTATCAGCGGCTCAACCCCAATTCCCTCATTCCGACCGTGGTCGAGGATGACTTCGTCCTCTGGGAAAGCAACAGCATCATCCGTTATCTGGCCGCCAGCCATGCCGACCGGACGCCCTGCCTGTATCCGGCTGACCTACGCACCCGGGCACGTGGCGAGCGCTGGATGGACTGGCAATTGAGCACGGTCTCGCCGGCCCAGGCGCCGGTTTTTCTGGGCCTCGTCCGCGCGCCGGAAGCCGAACGCAACTGGGCCGCCATCAATCAGGGTATCGAGAAGTTCCGTGCCGCCATGACCATTCTGGATGGCGGGCTGGCCGAAGGAGACTATCTGTCGGGGGCCGAGTTCAGCGTCGCCGACATATCCCTTGGCATGTACGCCTATCGCTGGTTCGAACTGCCCCTAGAACGGCCCGAGCTGCCGCGTCTCAGCGCCTGGTACGAGCGGCTCATGGACCGCCCGGCCTTTCGCAGGCATGTCATGATCGGTCTGAGCTGA